In Haloarcula marismortui ATCC 43049, the sequence GACCGACTCACACGGGCCTACAGACGGACAGTTGAGTCGGATCTGTCTGCGTTCGAAGCTGAGTTGGACCGCACATACGACACCCACGTTCGAGATGAACTGACTGATCTTGCAAACCGGCTAGAGCAAGCGCGGACCCAGTATGACCAGCAGCGAGAACGTGAACAAGAGGTCGCTGCCCATCGCCGCCAGCGTCGACGGCTGCTGCTCATCTTGGTAGCACTGGGCTTGCTTGTTGTGGCCTTGCTCCTGTACATCCTGCTTCCACTATGAAAGACGAGACAATCGCCGACAAGACCGACCGACTTGAACAGATTATCGAACAGCTCGAAAACGGAGACGTCGCGCTGGAACGAGCGAACGAACTCCATGCTGAGGGCACGGAACTGATTGCTGAGTTGGAATCCGAGCTAGCTGTTGGGGATGGCGAGGTTATTGATCGCTGAAGTCCGGTTAAAACTGTTTTGAGCTATAGTAGCTCTCCTCACAGAACGTCCCGTATTTCGGTTTCTGTGGTGGCTCTTGCGATGGCTGCACCCTCGCCGTCAACGTTTATCTCAGAAAGTTAAGACCCAATGGACGGCTAGACAGCGGATTTAGATCAGCTAACCAACAGCCGGGACGGTTCTCATTCTCTGTTGGTTAGCGTCTTCAGAGTGCTGGAAGAGTCCGGGTACGCTTACGAAGTCTATGTGCCCTCACAGAATGCTTCGAATCCGGGCCAGCAGTCCGGTGACTCCTCCGGCACACGCCGGAGGCGCTCATGCACATCCTGCCAGATACCTGGGTGCGTTTGTAGATATTCGCTGAGCACCCACGTTGAGCGGTGGGTGCGTATTTGGACACACTGCCGATGGCACACTCGTCGCAGATGTACTTTCTACGGGCCAACACATCGACTTTCGAGGTCGCTGCTGGCGCGTCCTGCACGACCCAGTCCCGATGGTCACCCCAAATATCGATCTCGAGGCGAGAAGCTACGACAAGGCGATTTATCCCTGATTTAATCGCGTTAATTCGGCGAAAACCGGCCCCAAATCGGCCTCATGGCTTGGCCCCCTTATCACCTCCCGCCCGATACGTCGAGTTGCAATGTTCGAAG encodes:
- the xseB gene encoding exodeoxyribonuclease VII small subunit produces the protein MKDETIADKTDRLEQIIEQLENGDVALERANELHAEGTELIAELESELAVGDGEVIDR